The genomic DNA TTGCCGCGGTAGCACATCTGCTGTTCTAATCTGTCTCCCTATTAAGAAGCGCCATCAACATGGCGCTTTTCTTATAAAAAGTCTCAATACTGAGTCTTTTTATCATCAATCTTGTTAATATCAGTGATTTTCATATCAGCCGACACCGCCTATAATTCAACCAATTAACGATAACTAACTATAAAGTTGTAATCAGTACCACTGCAACTTTGGGTTGAAAAATAAAACACAATCGATACCCAAACTACTTGGAAACGAACGTAGCCAACACCACCGCTGCTTCAAGTAGGAAGGGGAATAACAGTGCGGAATAACCAATAATGAGATGGATATTGCTGATCTTAACCCTGTGGTGCAGCTCTTTCGCTTTTGCATCGAACATCACGATACAAGTAGCAGACGCGCCACCTAAGGTTCTTTCCTTGCAAGAGTTGACCACCAAACTGCCTGCGGTCTCTTTTACCACCGAACTACCATGGCTTCATGGTTCACATCGCTTCACAGGCTTTAAAGTAAGCGATTTGCTCGAGTATTTGCAGCAGAGTCAAGTGAGTTCGGTGACTTTTATGGCATTGAATGACTACGCTGCTAATATTTCGATAGC from Vibrio tarriae includes the following:
- a CDS encoding molybdopterin-dependent oxidoreductase; this translates as MRWILLILTLWCSSFAFASNITIQVADAPPKVLSLQELTTKLPAVSFTTELPWLHGSHRFTGFKVSDLLEYLQQSQVSSVTFMALNDYAANISIADIQQYEPIVAYFMDGNEMKIRNKGPFWLVYNLDQNPKLKNTVYYTHMVWQISQILIHKKP